The following coding sequences are from one Vicugna pacos chromosome 19, VicPac4, whole genome shotgun sequence window:
- the CHRNA4 gene encoding neuronal acetylcholine receptor subunit alpha-4 isoform X2, giving the protein MKFGSWSYDKAKIDLVQTEQMVDLKDYWESGEWAIVNATGTYNTKKYDCCAEVYADVTYYFVIRRLPLFYTVNLIIPCLLISCLTVLVFYLPSECGEKITLCISVLLSLTVFLLLITEIIPSTSLVIPLIGEYLLFTMIFVTLSIVITVFVLNVHHRSPRTHTMPAWVRRVFLDVVPRLLLMKRPSVVKDNCRRLIESMHKAASASRFWPEPQGQAHLESRGPSPSPSCGPDQPVKPQPACQSPSDQVPTLQPSEAGTASPCPSPRPCRPPTSTQAPGLIKARSLSVQHMSSPNEAAEGGIRCRSRSIQYCVPLEDAVSRGDRLVDSSPISVTKAPSKTPSAKLLPPDQASPCKCKCRKEPAGTPKATLKAPSTRVPPPPPPLSPALMRAVEGVQYIADHLKAEDTDFSVKEDWKYVAMVIDRIFLWVFVIVCLLGTAGLFLPPWLAGMI; this is encoded by the exons ATGAAGTTCGGCTCCTGGTCGTACGACAAGGCCAAGATCGACCTGGTGCAGACGGAGCAGATGGTGGACCTGAAGGACTACTGGGAGAGCGGCGAGTGGGCCATCGTCAACGCCACCGGCACCTACAACACCAAGAAGTATGACTGCTGCGCGGAGGTCTACGCGGACGTGACCTACTACTTCGTCATCCGCCGCCTGCCGCTCTTCTACACGGTCAACCTCATCATCCCCTGCCTGCTCATCTCCTGCCTCACCGTGCTCGTCTTCTACCTGCCGTCCGAGTGCGGTGAGAAGATCACGCTCTGCATCTCCGTGCTGCTCTCGCTCACCGTCTTCCTGCTGCTCATCACCGAGATCATCCCGTCCACCTCGCTGGTCATCCCGCTCATCGGTGAGTACCTGCTCTTCACCATGATCTTCGTCACACTCTCCATCGTCATCACGGTCTTCGTGCTCAACGTGCACCACCGCTCCCCGCGCACGCACACCATGCCCGCCTGGGTCCGCCGCGTTTTCCTGGACGTCGTGCCGCGCCTGCTCCTCATGAAGCGGCCATCCGTGGTCAAGGACAACTGCCGGCGGCTCATTGAGTCCATGCACAAGGCGGCCAGTGCCTCACGCTTCTGGCCGGAGCCCCAAGGGCAGGCCCACCTCGAAAGCAggggcccctccccctccccgtctTGTGGCCCAGACCAGCCAGTCAAGCCCCAGCCGGCCTGCCAGTCGCCCTCGGACCAGGTCCCCACTCTGCAGCCTTCAGAGGCTGGGACAGCTAGCCCCTGCCCTTCGCCTCGGCCCTGCCGCCCACCCACCAGCACCCAGGCCCCAGGGCTCATCAAGGCCAGGTCCCTGAGCGTCCAGCACATGTCCAGCCCCAAcgaagcagcagagggcggcaTACGGTGCCGGTCTCGGAGCATCCAGTACTGTGTTCCCCTAGAGGATGCCGTCTCCCGGGGCGACCGCCTGGTGGACAGCTCCCCCATCTCTGTGACAAAGGCCCCCTCAAAGACCCCCTCAGCCAAGctcctgcccccagaccaggCCTCCCCCTGCAAATGCAAGTGCAGGAAGGAGCCGGCGGGGACCCCAAAAGCCACACTCAAGGCCCCCAGCACTAGagtgccgcccccgcccccacccctgtcGCCAGCCCTGATGCGGGCGGTCGAGGGTGTCCAGTACATCGCAGACCACCTGAAGGCAGAAGATACGGACTTCTCG GTGAAGGAGGATTGGAAGTATGTGGCCATGGTCATCGACCGCATCTTCCTCTGGGTGTTCGTCATCGTCTGTCTGCTGGGGACTGCTGGCCTCTTCCTGCCGCCCTGGCTGGCCGGCATGATCTAG